A stretch of the Onychomys torridus chromosome 23, mOncTor1.1, whole genome shotgun sequence genome encodes the following:
- the Hes6 gene encoding transcription cofactor HES-6, which yields MSPPLAPSRNRAGHEDEDRWGRRGDRKARKPLVEKKRRARINESLQELRLLLAGTEVQAKLENAEVLELTVRRVQGALRGRAREREQLQAEASERFAAGYIQCMHEVHTFVSTCQAIDATVSAELLNHLLESMPLREGSSFRDLLGDSLAGLPGGPGRSSWPPGGSPGSPLSSPPGPGDDLCSDLEEVPEAELNRVSAEGLDLIPTSLGSLTAARLAQSVWRPW from the exons ATGTCTCCGCCCCTGGCACCCAGCCGGAACCGTGCAGGCCACGAGGATGAGGACCGCTGGGGAAGACGGGGGGACCGCAAG GCCCGGAAACCCCTAGTGGAGAAGAAGCGGCGCGCGCGGATCAACGAGAGTCTGCAGGAGCTGCGGCTGCTGCTGGCCGGCACCGAG GTGCAGGCCAAGCTAGAGAACGCCGAAGTGCTGGAACTGACGGTGCGGCGCGTGCAGGGCGCTCTGCGGGGACGGGCGCGCG AGCGAGAGCAGCTGCAGGCCGAAGCAAGCGAGCGCTTCGCTGCTGGCTACATCCAGTGCATGCATGAGGTGCACACGTTCGTGTCCACGTGCCAAGCCATAGATGCCACCGTCTCAGCTGAACTCCTGAACCACCTGCTAGAGTCCATGCCACTGCGTGAGGGTAGCAGCTTCCGGGATCTGCTGGGGGACTCCCTAGCTGGGCTGCCTGGAGGCCCTGGGAGGAGCAGCTGGCCTCCCGGAGGGTCCCCAGGGTCCCCATTGTCCAGTCCCCCAGGTCCCGGAGACGACCTGTGTTCTGACCTAGAGGAGGTCCCAGAGGCTGAACTAAATCGGGTGTCTGCTGAGGGGCTGGATTTGATACCTACATCCTTAGGCAGCCTGACCGCAGCTCGCCTGGCCCAGAGTGTATGGAGGCCTTGGTGA